From the Homo sapiens chromosome 1, GRCh38.p14 Primary Assembly genome, one window contains:
- the YTHDF2 gene encoding YTH domain-containing family protein 2 isoform 1 (isoform 1 is encoded by transcript variant 2) — MSASSLLEQRPKGQGNKVQNGSVHQKDGLNDDDFEPYLSPQARPNNAYTAMSDSYLPSYYSPSIGFSYSLGEAAWSTGGDTAMPYLTSYGQLSNGEPHFLPDAMFGQPGALGSTPFLGQHGFNFFPSGIDFSAWGNNSSQGQSTQSSGYSSNYAYAPSSLGGAMIDGQSAFANETLNKAPGMNTIDQGMAALKLGSTEVASNVPKVVGSAVGSGSITSNIVASNSLPPATIAPPKPASWADIASKPAKQQPKLKTKNGIAGSSLPPPPIKHNMDIGTWDNKGPVAKAPSQALVQNIGQPTQGSPQPVGQQANNSPPVAQASVGQQTQPLPPPPPQPAQLSVQQQAAQPTRWVAPRNRGSGFGHNGVDGNGVGQSQAGSGSTPSEPHPVLEKLRSINNYNPKDFDWNLKHGRVFIIKSYSEDDIHRSIKYNIWCSTEHGNKRLDAAYRSMNGKGPVYLLFSVNGSGHFCGVAEMKSAVDYNTCAGVWSQDKWKGRFDVRWIFVKDVPNSQLRHIRLENNENKPVTNSRDTQEVPLEKAKQVLKIIASYKHTTSIFDDFSHYEKRQEEEESVKKERQGRGK; from the exons ATGTCGGCCAGCAGCCTCTTGGAGCAG AGACCAAAAGGTCAAGGAAACAAAG tacaaAATGGATCTGTACATCAAAAGGATGGATTAAACGATGATGATTTTGAACCTTACTTGAGTCCACAGGCAAGGCCC aaTAATGCATATACTGCCATGTCAGATTCCTACTTACCCAGTTACTACAGTCCCTCCATTGGCTTCTCCTATTCTTTGGGTGAAGCTGCTTGGTCTACGGGGGGTGACACAGCCATGCCCTACTTAACTTCTTATGGACAGCTGAGCAACGGAGAGCCCCACTTCCTACCAGATGCAATGTTTGGGCAACCAGGAGCCCTAGGTAGCACTCCATTTCTTGGTCAGCatggttttaatttctttcccAGTGGGATTGACTTCTCAGCATGGGGAAATAACAGTTCTCAGGGACAGTCTACTCAGAGCTCTGGATATAGTAGCAATTATGCTTATGCACCTAGCTCCTTAGGTGGAGCCATGATTGATGGACAGTCAGCTTTTGCCAATGAGACCCTCAATAAGGCTCCTGGCATGAATACTATAGACCAAGGGATGGCAGCACTGAAGTTGGGTAGCACAGAAGTTGCAAGCAATGTTCCAAAAGTTGTAGGTTCTGCTGTTGGTAGCGGGTCCATTACTAGTAACATCGTGGCTTCCAATAGTTTGCCTCCAGCCACCATTGCTCCTCCAAAACCAGCATCTTGGGCTGATATTGCTAGCAAGCCTGCAAAACAGCAACCTAAACTGAAGACCAAGAATGGCATTGCAGGGTCAAGTCTTCCGCCACCCCCGATAAAGCATAACATGGATATTGGAACTTGGGATAACAAGGGTCCCGTTGCAAAAGCCCCCTCACAGGCTTTGGTTCAGAATATAGGTCAGCCAACCCAGGGGTCTCCTCAGCCTGTAGGTCAGCAGGCTAACAATAGCCCACCAGTGGCTCAGGCATCAGTAGGGCAACAGACACAGCCAttgcctccacctccaccacagcCTGCCCAGCTTTCAGTCCAGCAACAGGCAGCTCAGCCAACCCGCTGGGTAGCACCTCGGAACCGTGGCAGTGGGTTCGGTCATAATGGGGTGGATGGTAATGGAGTAGGACAGTCTCAGGCTGGTTCTGGATCTACTCCTTCAGAACCCCACCCAGTGTTGGAGAAGCTTCGGTCCATTAATAACTATAACCCCAAAGATTTTGACTGGAATCTGAAACATGGCCGGGTTTTCATCATTAAGAGCTACTCTGAGGACGATATTCACCGTTCCATTAAGTATAATATTTGGTGCAGCACAGAGCATGGTAACAAGAGACTGGATGCTGCTTATCGTTCCATGAACGGGAAAGGCCCCGTTTACTTACTTTTCAGTGTCAACGGCAGTGGACACTTCTGTGGCGTGGCAGAAATGAAATCTGCTGTGGACTACAACACATGTGCAGGTGTGTGGTCCCAGGACAAATGGAAGGGTCGTTTTGATGTCAGGTGGATTTTTGTGAAGGACGTTCCCAATAGCCAACTGCGACACATTCGCCTAGAGAACAACGAGAATAAACCAGTGACCAACTCTAGGGACACTCAGGAAGTGCCTCTGGAAAAGGCTAAGCAGGTGTTGAAAATTATAGCCAGCTACAAGCACACCACTTCCATTTTTGATGACTTCTCACACTATGAGAAACgccaagaggaagaagaaagtgtTAAAAAG
- the YTHDF2 gene encoding YTH domain-containing family protein 2 isoform 2 (isoform 2 is encoded by transcript variant 3), translating to MSDSYLPSYYSPSIGFSYSLGEAAWSTGGDTAMPYLTSYGQLSNGEPHFLPDAMFGQPGALGSTPFLGQHGFNFFPSGIDFSAWGNNSSQGQSTQSSGYSSNYAYAPSSLGGAMIDGQSAFANETLNKAPGMNTIDQGMAALKLGSTEVASNVPKVVGSAVGSGSITSNIVASNSLPPATIAPPKPASWADIASKPAKQQPKLKTKNGIAGSSLPPPPIKHNMDIGTWDNKGPVAKAPSQALVQNIGQPTQGSPQPVGQQANNSPPVAQASVGQQTQPLPPPPPQPAQLSVQQQAAQPTRWVAPRNRGSGFGHNGVDGNGVGQSQAGSGSTPSEPHPVLEKLRSINNYNPKDFDWNLKHGRVFIIKSYSEDDIHRSIKYNIWCSTEHGNKRLDAAYRSMNGKGPVYLLFSVNGSGHFCGVAEMKSAVDYNTCAGVWSQDKWKGRFDVRWIFVKDVPNSQLRHIRLENNENKPVTNSRDTQEVPLEKAKQVLKIIASYKHTTSIFDDFSHYEKRQEEEESVKKERQGRGK from the coding sequence ATGTCAGATTCCTACTTACCCAGTTACTACAGTCCCTCCATTGGCTTCTCCTATTCTTTGGGTGAAGCTGCTTGGTCTACGGGGGGTGACACAGCCATGCCCTACTTAACTTCTTATGGACAGCTGAGCAACGGAGAGCCCCACTTCCTACCAGATGCAATGTTTGGGCAACCAGGAGCCCTAGGTAGCACTCCATTTCTTGGTCAGCatggttttaatttctttcccAGTGGGATTGACTTCTCAGCATGGGGAAATAACAGTTCTCAGGGACAGTCTACTCAGAGCTCTGGATATAGTAGCAATTATGCTTATGCACCTAGCTCCTTAGGTGGAGCCATGATTGATGGACAGTCAGCTTTTGCCAATGAGACCCTCAATAAGGCTCCTGGCATGAATACTATAGACCAAGGGATGGCAGCACTGAAGTTGGGTAGCACAGAAGTTGCAAGCAATGTTCCAAAAGTTGTAGGTTCTGCTGTTGGTAGCGGGTCCATTACTAGTAACATCGTGGCTTCCAATAGTTTGCCTCCAGCCACCATTGCTCCTCCAAAACCAGCATCTTGGGCTGATATTGCTAGCAAGCCTGCAAAACAGCAACCTAAACTGAAGACCAAGAATGGCATTGCAGGGTCAAGTCTTCCGCCACCCCCGATAAAGCATAACATGGATATTGGAACTTGGGATAACAAGGGTCCCGTTGCAAAAGCCCCCTCACAGGCTTTGGTTCAGAATATAGGTCAGCCAACCCAGGGGTCTCCTCAGCCTGTAGGTCAGCAGGCTAACAATAGCCCACCAGTGGCTCAGGCATCAGTAGGGCAACAGACACAGCCAttgcctccacctccaccacagcCTGCCCAGCTTTCAGTCCAGCAACAGGCAGCTCAGCCAACCCGCTGGGTAGCACCTCGGAACCGTGGCAGTGGGTTCGGTCATAATGGGGTGGATGGTAATGGAGTAGGACAGTCTCAGGCTGGTTCTGGATCTACTCCTTCAGAACCCCACCCAGTGTTGGAGAAGCTTCGGTCCATTAATAACTATAACCCCAAAGATTTTGACTGGAATCTGAAACATGGCCGGGTTTTCATCATTAAGAGCTACTCTGAGGACGATATTCACCGTTCCATTAAGTATAATATTTGGTGCAGCACAGAGCATGGTAACAAGAGACTGGATGCTGCTTATCGTTCCATGAACGGGAAAGGCCCCGTTTACTTACTTTTCAGTGTCAACGGCAGTGGACACTTCTGTGGCGTGGCAGAAATGAAATCTGCTGTGGACTACAACACATGTGCAGGTGTGTGGTCCCAGGACAAATGGAAGGGTCGTTTTGATGTCAGGTGGATTTTTGTGAAGGACGTTCCCAATAGCCAACTGCGACACATTCGCCTAGAGAACAACGAGAATAAACCAGTGACCAACTCTAGGGACACTCAGGAAGTGCCTCTGGAAAAGGCTAAGCAGGTGTTGAAAATTATAGCCAGCTACAAGCACACCACTTCCATTTTTGATGACTTCTCACACTATGAGAAACgccaagaggaagaagaaagtgtTAAAAAG